A genomic window from Sorex araneus isolate mSorAra2 chromosome 2, mSorAra2.pri, whole genome shotgun sequence includes:
- the KANK2 gene encoding KN motif and ankyrin repeat domain-containing protein 2 isoform X1 yields MAQVLHVPAPFPGTPGPASPPAFPPKEPDPPYSVETPYGYRLDLDFLKYVDDIEKGHTLRRVPVQRRPRLGSLPRGPGSWWTSTESLCSNASGDSRHSAYSYCGRGFYPQYGALEARAGAFNPRVERTLLDARRRLEEQAGAVAPGLGSLAPSAAGSTSSLVGVGLPPPTPRGSGLSTPVAPNAGHLTHVREQMAGALRKLRQLEEQVKLIPVLQVKLSVLQEEKRQLMVQLKSQKFLGHPAGGRARSELCLDLPEPPSEPGPPETRSVGTWVRDRDLGLPDGEAALAAKVAVLETQLQKALRELQAAQSRQPQAWPPPDSPIRADTLRVVEGPREVEVAASTAAGAPAQRAHSLEPYGAGLRALATAAPAEGPALYHSHEVLETLPASPAAPGNVHVVKKISISERHCQGAAAPSEAPAESSSSFPESVALSSSTGNAASREPARPAASCTSEATRGAAAGPQAMAVRSIMKRKEDPADAPARRRSLQFVGVNGGYESSSEDSSTAENFSDNESTENEAAEPGEKRVPAPSEDPELRPSTPTAAAGTRECRRLPSAEGTSVSHTEEEIRMELSPELISACLALEKYLDNPKALSERELKVAHTTVLQEWLRLACHSDAHPELLRRHLVTFRAMSARLLHYVVNIADGNGNTALHYSVSHANFPVVRQLLDSGVCQVDKQNRAGYSPLMLTALAPLKTQDDIDTVLQLFRQGDVNAKASQAGQTALMLAVSHGRGDVVRALLACSADVNMQDSDGSTALMCACEHGHQDIAAQLLAVPACDISLTDRDGSTALMVALDAGQSEVASLLYARMNVKCSFAPMSDDDRASVASSSAEE; encoded by the exons ATGGCTCAGGTCCTGCACGTTCCGGCCCCCTTCCCAG GGACCCCCGGCCCGGCCTCGCCCCCCGCCTTCCCGCCCAAGGAGCCCGACCCTCCGTATTCCGTGGAGACGCCCTACGGCTACCGGCTGGACCTGGACTTCCTCAAGTATGTGGACGACATCGAGAAGGGCCACACGCTGCGCCGGGTGCCCGTCCAGCGGCGCCCGCGCCTGGGCTCGCTGCCGCGCGGGCCCGGCTCCTGGTGGACATCCACCGAGTCGCTGTGCTCCAACGCCAGCGGGGACAGCCGCCACTCGGCCTACTCGTACTGCGGCCGCGGCTTCTACCCGCAGTACGGCGCCCTGGAGGCGCGGGCGGGCGCCTTCAACCCGCGCGTGGAGCGCACCCTGCTGGACGCGCGGCGGCGGCTGGAGGAGCAGGCGGGCGCCGTGGCCCCCGGCCTGGGCTCGCTGGCCCCCAGCGCCGCGGGCTCCACCAGCTCGTTGGTGGGCGTGGGGCTGCCGCCCCCCACGCCGCGGGGCTCGGGCCTGTCCACGCCGGTGGCCCCCAACGCCGGCCACCTGACCCACGTGCGGGAGCAGATGGCGGGCGCGCTGCGGAAGCTGAGGCAGCTGGAGGAGCAGGTGAAGCTGATCCCCGTGCTCCAGGTGAAGCTGTCGGTGCTCCAGGAGGAGAAGCGGCAGCTCATGGTACAGCTCAAGAGCCAGAAGTTTCTGGGCCACCCCGCGGGCGGCCGGGCCCGCAGCGAGCTCTGTCTGGACCTGCCCGAGCCCCCGAGCGAGCCGGGGCCTCCGGAGACACGGAGCGTGGGCACCTGGGTGCGCGATCGGGACTTGGGCCTGCCCGACGGGGAGGCGGCGCTGGCCGCCAAGGTGGCCGTGCTGGAGACGCAGCTGCAGAAGGCGCTGCGGGAGCTGCAGGCGGCTCAGTCGcgccagccccaggcctggcccccgcCCGACAGCCCCATCCGGGCAGACACCTTGAGGGTGGTGGAGGGGCCGCGCGAGGTGGAGGTGGCCGCCAGCACCGCGGCTGGGGCCCCGGCGCAGCGCGCGCACAGCCTGGAGCCCTACGGGGCGGGGCTGCGCGCCCTCGCCACAGCCGCCCCTGCCGAGGGCCCCGCGCTGTACCACAGCCACGAGGTGCTGGAGACCTTACCCGCGTCCCCCGCGGCCCCAGGCAACGTGCATGTGGTGAAGAAGATCAGCATCTCTGAGCGGCACTGCCAGGGGGCAGCAG CTCCCTCCGAGGCCCCTGCagaatcctcctcctcctttccggAGTCTGTGGCTCTGTCCAGCAGCACAGGCAACGCTGCCTCCAGGGAGCCCGCCAGGCCAGCAGCCTCCTGCACGTCGGAGGCCACCAGGGGTGCAG CAGCGGGGCCCCAGGCCATGGCTGTGAGATCCATCATGAAGCGGAAAGAGGACCCAGCAGACGCCCCAGCCCGCCGGAGGAGCCTACAGTTTGTCGGCGTCAATGGCGG GTACGAGTCCTCCTCCGAGGACTCCAGCACGGCAGAGAACTTCTCTGACAACGAGAGCACGGAGAACGAGGCCGCCGAGCCAGGTGAGAAGAGGGTCCCGGCGCCGTCCGAAGACCCCGAACTCAGGCCCTCGACCCCGACGGCGGCAGCAGGAACCCGGGAGTGTCGGCGCCTGCCCTCGGCCGAGGGCACCTCAGTGTCCCACACAGAAGAGGAGATAAG GATGGAGCTGAGCCCCGAACTCATCTCAGCCTGCCTCGCCTTGGAGAAGTACCTGGACAACCCCAAGGCCCTCAGTGAGCGCGAGCTG AAAGTGGCCCACACCACGGTCCTGCAGGAGTGGCTGCGCCTGGCCTGCCACAGCGACGCCCACCCTGAGCTGCTGCGGCGCCACCTGGTCACCTTCAGGGCCATGTCGGCGCGGCTGCTGCACTACGTGGTCAACATCGCCGACGGCAATGGCAACACTGCGCTGCACTACTCCGTGTCCCACGCCAACTTCCCCGTGGTGCGGCAGCTGCTGGACAGCG GCGTGTGCCAGGTGGACAAGCAGAACCGCGCCGGCTACAGCCCGCTGATGCTCACGGCACTGGCCCCCCTGAAGACGCAGGACGACATCGACACGGTCCTGCAGCTCTTCCGGCAGGGCGATGTCAACGCCAAGGCCAGCCAG GCCGGGCAGACGGCGCTGATGCTGGCGGTGAGCCACGGGCGCGGCGACGTGGTGCGGGCGCTGCTGGCCTGCTCGGCCGACGTCAACATGCAGGACAGCGACGGCTCCACGGCCCTCATGTGTGCCTGTGAGCACGGCCACCAGGACATCGCCGCACAGCTGCTGGCCGTCCCCGCCTGCGACATCTCCCTCACGGACCGC GATGGGAGCACCGCACTCATGGTGGCCCTGGACGCGGGGCAGAGCGAAGTCGCATCCCTGCTCTACGCCCGCATGAACGTCAAGTGCTCG TTTGCCCCGATGTCCGATGATGACCGTGCAAGTGTGGCCTCGTCATCCGCCGAGGAGTAG
- the KANK2 gene encoding KN motif and ankyrin repeat domain-containing protein 2 isoform X2, translating into MAQVLHVPAPFPGTPGPASPPAFPPKEPDPPYSVETPYGYRLDLDFLKYVDDIEKGHTLRRVPVQRRPRLGSLPRGPGSWWTSTESLCSNASGDSRHSAYSYCGRGFYPQYGALEARAGAFNPRVERTLLDARRRLEEQAGAVAPGLGSLAPSAAGSTSSLVGVGLPPPTPRGSGLSTPVAPNAGHLTHVREQMAGALRKLRQLEEQVKLIPVLQVKLSVLQEEKRQLMVQLKSQKFLGHPAGGRARSELCLDLPEPPSEPGPPETRSVGTWVRDRDLGLPDGEAALAAKVAVLETQLQKALRELQAAQSRQPQAWPPPDSPIRADTLRVVEGPREVEVAASTAAGAPAQRAHSLEPYGAGLRALATAAPAEGPALYHSHEVLETLPASPAAPGNVHVVKKISISERHCQGAAAPSEAPAESSSSFPESVALSSSTGNAASREPARPAASCTSEATRGAAGPQAMAVRSIMKRKEDPADAPARRRSLQFVGVNGGYESSSEDSSTAENFSDNESTENEAAEPGEKRVPAPSEDPELRPSTPTAAAGTRECRRLPSAEGTSVSHTEEEIRMELSPELISACLALEKYLDNPKALSERELKVAHTTVLQEWLRLACHSDAHPELLRRHLVTFRAMSARLLHYVVNIADGNGNTALHYSVSHANFPVVRQLLDSGVCQVDKQNRAGYSPLMLTALAPLKTQDDIDTVLQLFRQGDVNAKASQAGQTALMLAVSHGRGDVVRALLACSADVNMQDSDGSTALMCACEHGHQDIAAQLLAVPACDISLTDRDGSTALMVALDAGQSEVASLLYARMNVKCSFAPMSDDDRASVASSSAEE; encoded by the exons ATGGCTCAGGTCCTGCACGTTCCGGCCCCCTTCCCAG GGACCCCCGGCCCGGCCTCGCCCCCCGCCTTCCCGCCCAAGGAGCCCGACCCTCCGTATTCCGTGGAGACGCCCTACGGCTACCGGCTGGACCTGGACTTCCTCAAGTATGTGGACGACATCGAGAAGGGCCACACGCTGCGCCGGGTGCCCGTCCAGCGGCGCCCGCGCCTGGGCTCGCTGCCGCGCGGGCCCGGCTCCTGGTGGACATCCACCGAGTCGCTGTGCTCCAACGCCAGCGGGGACAGCCGCCACTCGGCCTACTCGTACTGCGGCCGCGGCTTCTACCCGCAGTACGGCGCCCTGGAGGCGCGGGCGGGCGCCTTCAACCCGCGCGTGGAGCGCACCCTGCTGGACGCGCGGCGGCGGCTGGAGGAGCAGGCGGGCGCCGTGGCCCCCGGCCTGGGCTCGCTGGCCCCCAGCGCCGCGGGCTCCACCAGCTCGTTGGTGGGCGTGGGGCTGCCGCCCCCCACGCCGCGGGGCTCGGGCCTGTCCACGCCGGTGGCCCCCAACGCCGGCCACCTGACCCACGTGCGGGAGCAGATGGCGGGCGCGCTGCGGAAGCTGAGGCAGCTGGAGGAGCAGGTGAAGCTGATCCCCGTGCTCCAGGTGAAGCTGTCGGTGCTCCAGGAGGAGAAGCGGCAGCTCATGGTACAGCTCAAGAGCCAGAAGTTTCTGGGCCACCCCGCGGGCGGCCGGGCCCGCAGCGAGCTCTGTCTGGACCTGCCCGAGCCCCCGAGCGAGCCGGGGCCTCCGGAGACACGGAGCGTGGGCACCTGGGTGCGCGATCGGGACTTGGGCCTGCCCGACGGGGAGGCGGCGCTGGCCGCCAAGGTGGCCGTGCTGGAGACGCAGCTGCAGAAGGCGCTGCGGGAGCTGCAGGCGGCTCAGTCGcgccagccccaggcctggcccccgcCCGACAGCCCCATCCGGGCAGACACCTTGAGGGTGGTGGAGGGGCCGCGCGAGGTGGAGGTGGCCGCCAGCACCGCGGCTGGGGCCCCGGCGCAGCGCGCGCACAGCCTGGAGCCCTACGGGGCGGGGCTGCGCGCCCTCGCCACAGCCGCCCCTGCCGAGGGCCCCGCGCTGTACCACAGCCACGAGGTGCTGGAGACCTTACCCGCGTCCCCCGCGGCCCCAGGCAACGTGCATGTGGTGAAGAAGATCAGCATCTCTGAGCGGCACTGCCAGGGGGCAGCAG CTCCCTCCGAGGCCCCTGCagaatcctcctcctcctttccggAGTCTGTGGCTCTGTCCAGCAGCACAGGCAACGCTGCCTCCAGGGAGCCCGCCAGGCCAGCAGCCTCCTGCACGTCGGAGGCCACCAGGGGTGCAG CGGGGCCCCAGGCCATGGCTGTGAGATCCATCATGAAGCGGAAAGAGGACCCAGCAGACGCCCCAGCCCGCCGGAGGAGCCTACAGTTTGTCGGCGTCAATGGCGG GTACGAGTCCTCCTCCGAGGACTCCAGCACGGCAGAGAACTTCTCTGACAACGAGAGCACGGAGAACGAGGCCGCCGAGCCAGGTGAGAAGAGGGTCCCGGCGCCGTCCGAAGACCCCGAACTCAGGCCCTCGACCCCGACGGCGGCAGCAGGAACCCGGGAGTGTCGGCGCCTGCCCTCGGCCGAGGGCACCTCAGTGTCCCACACAGAAGAGGAGATAAG GATGGAGCTGAGCCCCGAACTCATCTCAGCCTGCCTCGCCTTGGAGAAGTACCTGGACAACCCCAAGGCCCTCAGTGAGCGCGAGCTG AAAGTGGCCCACACCACGGTCCTGCAGGAGTGGCTGCGCCTGGCCTGCCACAGCGACGCCCACCCTGAGCTGCTGCGGCGCCACCTGGTCACCTTCAGGGCCATGTCGGCGCGGCTGCTGCACTACGTGGTCAACATCGCCGACGGCAATGGCAACACTGCGCTGCACTACTCCGTGTCCCACGCCAACTTCCCCGTGGTGCGGCAGCTGCTGGACAGCG GCGTGTGCCAGGTGGACAAGCAGAACCGCGCCGGCTACAGCCCGCTGATGCTCACGGCACTGGCCCCCCTGAAGACGCAGGACGACATCGACACGGTCCTGCAGCTCTTCCGGCAGGGCGATGTCAACGCCAAGGCCAGCCAG GCCGGGCAGACGGCGCTGATGCTGGCGGTGAGCCACGGGCGCGGCGACGTGGTGCGGGCGCTGCTGGCCTGCTCGGCCGACGTCAACATGCAGGACAGCGACGGCTCCACGGCCCTCATGTGTGCCTGTGAGCACGGCCACCAGGACATCGCCGCACAGCTGCTGGCCGTCCCCGCCTGCGACATCTCCCTCACGGACCGC GATGGGAGCACCGCACTCATGGTGGCCCTGGACGCGGGGCAGAGCGAAGTCGCATCCCTGCTCTACGCCCGCATGAACGTCAAGTGCTCG TTTGCCCCGATGTCCGATGATGACCGTGCAAGTGTGGCCTCGTCATCCGCCGAGGAGTAG